The Humulus lupulus chromosome 7, drHumLupu1.1, whole genome shotgun sequence region gatcccttgtaaacatgaaatgttatttataagaaatgtgacttttaagaccaaaatcttttaaccctagttccattatagtttcagtaacacgattttaactaaacgacttgattagcaagtctagcacttttataagcacacagtgtaacggtcttggctatccagggcgttacacccgttatctactagtgtcctcctaactctctgattggcgagctggatcgtgacgaccagagggtcgttatgtgggaactggacatgactggcatcttcctccgtaaaagtgattggttgcctctccaatcgttaaTGCTTTAATGATCGCGGCCCTGGAACAAAATCCACTCCGTTGTGGGATTTTAGctcgttgatatacctcttttgggcacctctgctcgtgcctgccagacgaggacctccaaaaatggttgcTATATCTCCTCTCGTTATCGGAGGAGGGTTGTCTTGATTCACCTGATCTCcattttgattcattggagcctcCGAAACTAATGGAATGTTTTGTCCCGCGGGCTGTCTGGAAGTCACTCGATTTtgggcgtactgagccaagggtcctaccttgatgagagtctcgatttcatcctttagttatctgcagtcatcagtattatgaccgatatcattgttgAATTGATAGAATTTCGAGGGATCTCTTTTttccctttgattctttaacggctttggtttcttccacggaaggcgaccataatttgccaagaagatgtgctctctagtatccgtgaggtcggtataAGTTTCATAGACCGGTTTAAACTTCTCCACGGATTTGTTTTTCTTTAACCCGTTCTGGTCgctctcaccatttccctttcttttattacccccttggttattctgggcaacggtttgagctGTAGCACTAGCCACATTTGTCACGCGCTCCAACGGGTTGAATAGGGGTTTGGCTGGTCCTCGCAACAGAAGCCCAtgcctcttctaggttaatccacctttgagctcggtttaggaactcatccacagtgttaactccctttctttgtagtTCCTACCATAGGTCGCTTCCcacaaggattcccgtcctcattgccatgagattagaactctcgtcggcatctctagctcgtgcgGCAACGTTGGCAAACCTACTCAGGTATGCTTTCAAAGGTTCTCCGGGCTTCTACTTTACATTTGCAAGGGAGTCAGCCTTAATCGGAGCTGCCTGAGAATCCCTGAAAGCTCTCTTGAAATCAACAGAGAAATTCTTCCATGAGCTGATAGAGTATTTTTTGTACtatttgaaccattgcctagccgcCCCGATCAGAGTTGAGGGGAACATTAGGCACCTTAGCTCGGGcctgatgttgtgggccatcatcaaggtgttgaacatccccaaatggtcagacggatctccatctccgtcaaattttgataaatggggcatcctgaaacccggtgGGTACGCAGTTGCCGTAATGTTtggggcaaaaagctcgagctcatcccctaaatcatattcatctttttccttttctaataggagtcttttcatcagctcctccatatgggctaacctttcgagggtttggtctttgattccttggttattccatAGCTCCCGTCCTACCGTACGCGTTCGGTgagttgttttccctccaagttcgagcttggttttgtgggacattcccgttatcacgtacttcagaaggacctccctcttgacgagTGTAACTGGCTCCTTCGTTTTGGACTGAATTTCTCCTCGGTGAATTTAGGCGATCTCACAGATCATGCTGTGGATTGAACCGAGGGCTTTGAGCCAAACTCAGGCTATTTCTCAGGTCCGCAATGGATCTACCACTTCGATGGCTCCCAATCCAATAACTCCCATTAGTGAAACTCAGTGCTCGTCGTTGAGGCTGAggatgtaacaacccaaattcgctaataaggcttaagggtcttgattagtgtgtcgggagggcataaatgggattaaagTGAATactattgacttaaatgtgtgaatatgtgattgatgatgattatatgataattaatgatattatgtgataatatgaaatatttatgtgatgtatgtgagaaccacattattatgtggccaggtTCATAAAGCGCAAcccaagacgatcctagggtcagatagtgggaaaagtcacaatgggacttaagatatgactttggacaagtcaggggtattttaggtatcgggtagtgatttggactatcgggtaatgaaaataaatatatggagatatatttgaggttaggatgtctaggcgggaatattgggggattttaccgttttggcctcggggacagttccggcaccccaagccttgggattagcttaacaaGTAAGACAAGAGTTAGGAAGCTTTTAGGGAAAAATAAACCGACCTAATCTCTTACTCAGTTGgttactctcactctcactctcaagaaaaacaaagggaacTAAATTAGAAGCACTCAAGGGAATTGGGGATTGGAGCTGAAGAATTGTTGGAAATTTAGTGAGATTCAAGAGTAAATCTTGAGGCTTAGCTCAGTGAATAAACCATGACtgaatcaagactaaggtaagggtttaatccatctatttttctgaaattcaaccttaagcttcagCTGGATTATTGAGGGTATTGttcaattgatgattagggtggaattgagcaggggaaatccttggaatcagctgagttttggctaagggaggagttcaatcaagaaggtcagctttgtttcatgaattgatgatttgagcttgagttttgactggttatgacagggtgtttgtgttcttagagtctcaaggattggaggtgaatcttctatggtttattgagctgaatttctattgaaattgtgtagcatgagttggtgatatgttgggtgttgaagtaggaagcttaggggtggttttggttgaggttttgggctttaaaatgatgggttttctgggcacgaagggaagggtcacggctctgttctagagcgctgcggccctaggatgaaaaagggccaaggaggctcggccatgggagggcgtcGCGACGCGTGTTTTGTTTAAAATGgcattggttctgttttgaggctagggccgtggctaagcttcaagggccacagaccttggttgcacacatgaacttttgagggttttaggcacgagaATGTGGTCTAGTAagctcgggattgatttcaccaccgtgcttggtggaattcggattcctgggagttagttttgtaattggaaacctatatttgagtattgatggcaccctatactttggttgtgactaggtgataaaagcttaggctcgggaactgaTCATGCTTGAGGGGCATTGCTCGTAATTCAGTAACCGtacaaactaaaggtaagaaaactgcacccggttgaatatttgaatgggactaagggctcttTACTATAAATGATTgagagaatggtattatgccatgtaaattgtaaccaacggcctaagcgagccacggttaacttgtgcaattggcatggctcggacactggtatccgaggacagcttattatgcactgagctcagcttaagcgggtcggagtcaatgggttaaacagagggtgcggcctaaggtgtcggccctagtatttgtgtaaacTGAATGCTGTATTTGACTATAGATGAGATTGTGGAATAATCTATGTGTGGTTGCTTGTATCTTAAAGTATGTTTTTATGCTATGGGTTGAGTAattgaacatgcttactagaatatcTGTTTGAGATTACTGTATaagttgtgtatgttgttttcttgctgagcctcggctcacaggtgctgcgtggtgcaggtaaaggaaaaggcaaggccgattagccctgattggagagctctgcgggGTGAATGTATATGGCAGGCCGCTcagtcgccacggttgaggagattacagggacaagtggaccagaaccttgtaacttgccttagtatggctagtatttacttttaactgttgagttttgtaaaccagcttttaaacactgatcttttggggatcccttctgtaaactatTTATAActtatgaaatgtatcttttgagaccaaaatgtcttttaaccctagaacacctaAATTAaagacacatttttaaattaatgacttgattagcaagtcctgcactttataagtacacagtgtagcggtcttggctatccagggagttACAGAGGATCTGGATCATTGACGTGCGTCCTCGAGGCATAAGTAGGGGCagtgggaggaggatttctcctgctatccccATAAGCAGGAACATTTTGCGCAGAATGAGGCGGTGTTGGATATCTTATGGGGGATGCCTAATTGGGGCAATTCTTGTCCCGTCAAGACGAACCAAATTAGCCCTCGGTCAttctgctccaccatttctaactctcTGCGTCTGGCAATCTGATCGAGACGCAGGAGGGTTGGCTGGAGCATGCTTTCTTTGCGAGCTTGCCCCGGACCTTCcccgtgggttgccatgggcattTCCAAGCGCATACGACGGTGGTACTGAACTTGGGGTTGAGGTCCTAACCGACTGGATGACTTGTcgatgacccctgggagggccaTTAGGCTGAGCATTTTGGTGATCTTGTGCCATGGgcgcagaacttggggtggcagttctgtcTGACCGACTTGATTGGATCGGTCATTCCTGCGGGACTTATGACACCCACCTTGCCTCTTTTTGACATTAACATctgttgcaagagggggtaaccgagccaaaacctccttaaTTTTCTTGTTTTCCTTGGccagatggcttcttaactgcatgttctccatctctacggTGGTCAAGTAATCGGGGTTTGGATTCAGAGGCAATGACGTCGAACTTCAGGTATCGCCATGACCCATTGGTTGCTTTCCCAACCGTTGCTGGATTTCAGGGCTATGCTCACTGGAAACAGCggcatggtgagcctcctgcccaccaggtttTTCCATCTCATTGCCGTTTCTCgatcgagtgaccaccatgatgaactttgattgGGCTTTTTACGAAAGCACTAATCtgcaactctcaatgaaagcaccaaattgttgacgcgatttttcaccaACAATGAATTAAGAGAATAActgggatgaattagtgcttaatgataaaccgtaataagaaaaaaGGACTCTCTAGAATTCTCTAAAGGAGACTCCTaagaacactcgtctttttttacgtggttcagtggttaaaatccacctagtccacaaagctatattattactatttttctctctcaattttgacAGTGTTTTTGCATTACAAAAACAACCTCTCTCCTTCTATCCaagatcttagtatttatagagaaaatccttaGACAAGTCTTcgggtcatcacgtgacttaaACACCTATTTTTATCTGTATTACACTTATTATAAATATTccaatttatcctaaggtatggtctgATCAGGAAATAAAACTAATCCTAGATCCTCAGGGACATGCGGACATGCCCTGCCTGACCATGCaagattatattacgtgtccgagtTTTCAGGGATCCGCAGACATGCCATGTCTGGCCATGCACGATTATATAACGTGTCTGGGTTTTCAGGGATCCAAGGACACGCCAGATCTTTAGTGTGCCCCGAGCTGATTATACTATGAGCCCGTGCCATCACCTTGGGGTCCGTGCTGTCTTCGTGGAGAATACACAGATTCATTGGCCATTTTTTCCATGCCTTTACTTGCCAGTTGTACTCGAGCTGAAATTACAATGCACAAGttcaaattattaactaataactcacttatctaaactagtcattaacgtgttataggaaaacatatcataagttgtcttacccgaattccttagcgcttgcttgtggaaacctTCTATCCAAAAGCGAGCATTCACacttagataacactgtagtgaaaccacacagtgactcagATTAAAATATGGCgtattcttatatattaataCTCCATAatagctacatgaaataaattcttagGGACTCTATACTATAGTCTCTTATACACTTCATAGTGTATAAGGCCAGATTTCGTTTCAGTCTTAACGATATCATAGGAAAATCGGTCTCACCACAACACGCTCACTGTAccatgcattttaatattctttaattgAAGAACTCACTTATtggataactcgtattttggttttaggaaaaaggagttatactcaactcatatctttagaaaatacTAACTCGTCatcttcttatgaaaatttatagTTTcatatcatttaccaaaataccacttATTGATCTGTTTCAAATAATATCTAACAATGACATATCGCTCTCTTAAAGGTTCTGCAAACTCAAACTCCCATTCTTACAAATTCTtacccataacctaggatctctcttTATGTTGTTTTTTGAAAAGAATggaaattggacccttaacttataaaatggtaaaaaatcaacttttcgctaaggttcgaaattgctacctttcagtttttagggcaaacttagaaaaattatttctcttaaaccgtaACACATTTTTCTCTTAAATTTTATAGGACTCCTTGTACACATATTAAATAATTCCTTTcagaattttattatttttgggatgGCAAAACCCATTTGAATATTTAAAGCAAtttgggcagtgcttgctgcccaaaAGTTTTTCCCAGTTTTTATggtaaatttgaaaattatttctcttacaccataGCCTAgttctttctaaaattttacagagATCTTTATACATGTCTAAATTAGCTTCCTACAAaagttcataatttttgggataatAACTCAACCAAATGTTTAAAGTCATCTGGGCAGTGCTttctgcccagaagttttgttcTAGATTCTAGGGCAAACTTTAAAAAAgcatatctcttataccttaaaATATTTTACTTTACAGCTTCACAAtgacccttatacatgtttaaaataacaTCTTACAAAATTCCATAGTTTTTTTATTAGTAAAACCCATttaaaagtcaaaacaatctgggcagtgcacgctgcctagaaattttccagatttacatcaagatgccaaaaagttcataacttcggtttgaaaaaactttgttttttgattttcaaaagcctaaactcaagtactcatctataactatgaaaaaaatacaaattatttCCACAAACAGAGTTATTAGGGCACAatctgacccattggaagtcagaccacgaaaacttggcaacatgcatttttacacattctagcaaaactaaacacaactagcaaaaccctagccaaATGAATGCATGAAAATCAACCAATCTAaacctcaagcataaaataaacttcaaaaaccaacaaaacaacctatacaactagatctaacatcaataaccaaaaacaactcaaaaccaaccaaagatctacctttgatggttctagcttggagatgatagTCCTTAGCTTGTCCAAACTTCCTTCTTAGATTCTATACCCTCAAACCAAGCCCCATAGGTTTCATatgcatatttttaagagaatattAGAgtaggagattttagatgaatggaaaaacacaaaaactctagaacccttacctttgttttcactagatcaccaaaaagcTTCAACTTTGAGATCCTCCTAAAACATCCtcccttgaaccctagaacacaagatccatgccatgcatggctattatatcacatgcatgcatattccaccacttagggtttcagatttgaagaagaaaagaagtgaAATAGACAAAGTTTCGTACTTACTTCTTCACTAGTCTTCCCTTAAGCTTCTCCTTCCGTCAATGGAGGATGAGTGAACCAAGCttgtgaagagaagagaaatggcAGCCAAGGGGCTCATGGCTTTTGGTTTTGGAAGTGTAGAGTGGAAGAGAGATAGTCGTTTGAGTGGACAAAATAATTTTTGAGAGAAGTGTGTAGTTTTGGTGAAAAAAGATTAAGGACAAAAATGTGGAAGAGCACTAATCATTAGGGTAGTCTCTTAACCTTCCTTAGGATATGGGTCATAAGACACTTGAGCGCATAGGCATAGCCTAGCCACCCACCCTTATCTCTCCTCCCTTGTGAAAAGACTTTTATGCCCTTGCCAAATTTTACCACACTTTAAGGCATTCAAGgaccctttggtaattttacttCTAATTTCTACCAAAAATTTTAcgctatagtttttaaatatcccaagataaaattacttaaataaatttgaccaaaataaattttgtcacataacaaataattttggtaatttactcaaattggccAAAATGCCCTCAGGGGCTCGGGCAAGAATTTTCATTCTTAAACCCGGtcgattggaattaaatcctcaataattttttcttaaatttattggctcgactataaagtctcagtgtcagaaaaaataaatatttttatgtcatagtatttcctatttaattaatccgagatttttactTGATTAGGTTTTTGACCCGGTCCACGACCAAGGATCTCGGTTTCTAAAAAGAAAGCCGTACTTACAGAAACATGGCAATCATTCAcacatcacaacttcttgtaacataaaatgttcaccTGACATAATAATTAATATAGGGAATTAAAATATACCCGAACGAGGGTTTTACCCGGTGCCAtaaacgtggggcgttacaatacctacaatttatacaaATTTCGTCCTCGAATCTTAGAACAACTACGGGTATAACTCTCTCATCCAATCTTCGGGTTCCCATGTTGCTTCTTCAAccccatggttacaccactgcaccttaaCCATGGGTATATTCTTATTACACATCACCTTATCCTTATGATCCAAAATCCTCTCCGGTTTCTCCTCATAACACAGCTTCGGATCCACTTCCAACTGTCCATAACTAAGTACATGACTGAGGTCTTCAACATATTTCCTTAGTATAggtacatggaatacatcatgtacTCGAGCCAATGCAGGTGGAAGAGCTAATCGGTAGGCGACCATACCGATTTTCTCTACTATCTCAAAAGGTCTAATATATCTTGGACTCAGTTTTCCTTTCTTACCAAAACATAGAGCTCCCTTCAACAGAGCTACCTTCAGAAGCACCTTATCTCCAACTTCAAATGCCAAGGGTCTTCAGCATCAATCTgcatatttgcgttgtcgatctATGGAGCTATGTAGCCTCTCTTGAATCTTCTTGGTATCCTTGGTAACTTTGTCCACTTCCTCTGTACCCAAGAATCTTCTTTCACCGGCTTCGTGCCAATGAATCGGGGATCGACACTTTCGCCCATACAGGGCTTCATACGACACCATCTTAATAGATTtgtggtagctattgttgtaagcgACCTCCATTAGCATAATTTTTTTGCTCCACAACCCCTGGAAGTCGAGTACACAGGCTCTCATCATGTCTTCCAGGGTTTGGATCGTTCACTCACTCTGGCCGTCTGTTTGGGGATGGAAAGCAGTGCCAAACTTAAGTTGAATCCCCAAACCTTCTTGCATCCTTTTCCAAAATGCTGAGGTGAAATGTCCATCTCGATTTGAAATGATGGACTTAGGTGCTCCATGTAGTCGTAAGTCTGCTAACTTATCTGCAGAATAAGTTATCTTAATGGGTAGGTAAATGTGCTGACTtgatcaatctatcaacaataacCCATATCGTATCTTGACACTTAGGAGTATTTGGCAGTCCAGtgacaaagtccattgtgatcatctcccacttccattatggaatcTCTAGCAGTTGCAGCAACCTGGCTAGTCGCTGGTGCTCTGCCTTGGTTTGTTGGCAGGTGAGGCAATGATCCACGTATTTTGCT contains the following coding sequences:
- the LOC133792285 gene encoding uncharacterized protein LOC133792285; this translates as MEVAYNNSYHKSIKMVSYEALYGRKCRSPIHWHEAGERRFLVGDKVLLKVALLKGALCFGKKGKLSPRYIRPFEIVEKIGMVAYRLALPPALARVHDVFHVPILRKYVEDLSHVLSYGQLEVDPKLCYEEKPERILDHKDKVMCNKNIPMVKVQWCNHGVEEATWEPEDWMRELYP